The following proteins come from a genomic window of Metarhizium brunneum chromosome 2, complete sequence:
- the UTP6 gene encoding U3 small nucleolar RNA-associated protein 6, with protein sequence MAGVAEKARFYLERSVPQLREWEEKEIFSKEEIRTIVQKRNEHEHRVLSPGNAPSEWSAYVKWEQSLESLRSKRCRRLKIHHLNSAHAGQGRVLSIYERGVNRHPGSRKLWKGYLSYAASIKAAKRWRKTMAKALRMMPTDAEFWVIAGRRSARNGDMAAARGFFMRGCRFCTQDCKLWLEYARSEMEWLVKVDQRKSEKKGVDALRPDRVDDDDELCIADSEDEDEAEDGNMLPEPSRAQAKVIDKQASEQLKSNPAMDGAIPMAIYDISRKQAFFTPEVAESFFTMFASFKALSVEPKISQHVLDSLSEAYPNHPSTCNCYIRQPILGVQTNTAEFPRGLRDVLARLGEKLDVTTDKLELSRKTTAWIDGYLARGGLDDDIRQVLEYTKEKLELS encoded by the exons ATGGCGGGTGTTGCTGAGAAGGCGAGATTCTATCTCGAACGCTCCGTTCCTCAACTAAGAGAgtgggaagaaaaggaaatatTCTCCAAG GAGGAAATCCGCACAATTGTACAGAAACGCaacgagcacgagcaccgAGTGCTCTCGCCAGGAAACGCACCCTCCGAATGGTCCGCCTATGTCAAATGGGAACAATCCCTCGAAAGCCTGCGCAGCAAGAGATGCCGCCGGCTCAAAATCCACCACCTCAACTCAGCACACGCCGGCCAGGGCCGCGTACTATCGATCTACGAGCGAGGCGTCAACAGACACCCCGGCAGCAGGAAACTATGGAAAGGCTATCTGTCCTACGCGGCCAGCATCAAGGCCGCAAAGCGATGGCGCAAGACCATGGCAAAGGCCCTTCGCATGATGCCCACTGACGCTGAATTCTGGGTCATTGCGGGCCGACGGTCTGCGAGGAATGGTGACATGGCCGCAGCGCGAGGATTCTTCATGCGCGGCTGTCGATTCTGCACCCAGGACTGCAAACTGTGGCTTGAATACGCAAGGAGTGAGATGGAGTGGCTAGTCAAGGTGGATCAGCGCAAGAGTGAGAAGAAGGGTGTCGACGCATTGCGGCCCGACCgcgttgatgatgacgacgaactTTGCATCGCGGAcagcgaggatgaggacgaggccgAAGACGGCAACATGTTGCCCGAGCCATCGCGAGCCCAGGCCAAAGTCATTGACAAGCAGGCCTCGGAACAGCTCAAGTCCAACCCGGCCATGGACGGCGCTATACCAATGGCCATTTACGACATATCCCGGAAACAGGCATTCTTTACTCCTGAGGTTGCGGAGTCCTTCTTCACCATGTTCGCTTCGTTCAAGGCTCTGTCAGTTGAACCCAAGATTTCCCAACACGTTTTGGACTCGTTGAGTGAGGCGTACCCGAACCACCCGTCCACATGCAATTGCTACATCAGACAACCCATCCTTGGCGTGCAGACCAACACTGCGGAATTCCCGCGAGGATTGCGAGACGTGTTGGCACGGTTGGGCGAGAAGTTGGATGTCACCACAGACAAGCTCGAGCTCAGTCGCAAGACGACAGCTTGGATAGATGGATATCTGGCTCGGGGGGGGCTGGATGATGACATTCGGCAGGTTTTGGAGTACACAAAGGAAAAGTTGGAATTGTCGTGA
- the CWH43 gene encoding Protein CWH43, with product MSKYKDKDGGIVLSFGGQWVSWAHTIVAYTAFLSALIVGVSLHYHKIVQNEFYGYPQEWFPSVSATIGDRYPERSFFMIFIAITSGPRFALVGLFYLLTRKPGTKLPGFIASMGVLRTLTCGGWTYITSTDDHDWHDILMISYIVATLPWTLGCIALSPPNPQAIKYRKYLATAFFGTLVPLIYFFIQHKVHRVAGAYTIYAFFEWALILFDVGFDAVTALDYSTFEVVIRDVKGLSKGDNLSSVPSAVMEKEKEKATGGLYSLRFTWSEALDTAADVYHGFVFWSMLTSLGLVVWYFPLWHMGISGYEAFVLVSISPLLLVGPLRSAVISNQRIIHLLSLSGVAAYLVLDPARRLFTVGFGVAMSTLGWVATLHAESLHEARFESRILGLLVGLILSSTAKFAWQTNNPIWPIMHEANGGWNLTGLVLGVLAALRFTRKAPLTSGTPDGAQRGSTVLAACGVGGVFFGMHSLLSDTSTMILWVWEGFPIRGPYFSTHGWCTLAAMSAGLFIGICKPSLAGSWPQYAVGTAGAMVLTFFSHWFGYYGGLVIAAYLMAVAVPLLSNASKKSPAVTFGLGFFIYVFLVLFHVWVVAYAFVPGGPLVREHTDWIMYSMMGLIGAGVYDFNASQPRKQQPRRTSASQHKKYFGFATIIVNILFLCAAFMRFPTNDYKPYHAKDRVLTAGIWTIHFSLDNDMWSSEYRMRDLIKEMELDVVGLLESDLQRIIMGNRDTTQFLAEDLGMYVDYGPGPNKHTWGAALLSKFPIVESKHHLLPSPVGELAPAIHATLDVYGELVDVFVFHSGQEEDPEDRRLQSEYLAQLMGSTPRPAFLLSYLVTKPLEGNYNTYVSEKSGMHDVDSTDWDRWCEYILFKKLKRVGYARVSRSTITDTELQVAKFVIPNSAAEAQQLDSVSAEERNRRVQESEVPEGWRFPAMFRGQGVRDHRYHVFDEPRYFN from the exons ATGTCCAaatacaaggacaaggatggCGGCATTGTCCTCAGCTTCGGGGGGCAGTGGGTGAGCTGGGCGCACACAATTGTCGCATACA CCGCTTTCCTGAGCGCATTGATCGTCGGCGTCTCCCTTCACTATCACAAGATTGTCCAGAATGAGTTTTACGGATATCCCCAGGAGTGGTTCCCGTCCGTGTCGGCGACAATTGGCGATCGATACCCCGAACGGTCTTTTTTCATGATCTTTATTGCCATCACATCCG GACCTCGTTTCGCCTTGGTCGGCCTTTTCTACCTTCTTACCCGAAAACCAGGGACCAAGCTGCCCGGCTTCATTGCTTCCATGGGTGTTCTTCGCACTCTCACGTGCGGAGGCTGGACTTATATCACCTCGACGGACGATCACGACTGGCATGACATTCTCATGATTTCGTACATTGTGGCAACCCTGCCTTGGACCCTGGGATGCATTGCCCTGAGCCCGCCAAACCCGCAGGCTATCAAGTACCGGAAGTACCTTGCTACTGCTTTCTTTGGTACCCTGGTGCCTCTCATCTACTTCTTCATTCAGCACAAGGTGCATCGCGTTGCTGGAG CCTATACCATCTATGCATTCTTTGAGTGGGCATTGATCCTCTTTGACGTTGGCTTTGATGCCGTTACAGCTCTGGATTATAGCACATTTGAAGTCGTGATCAGGGATGTCAAGGGATTGAGCAAGGG TGATAACCTCTCGTCCGTCCCGTCTGCTGTCATGGAGAAAGA AAAGGAAAAGGCAACTGGCGGTCTCTACTCTCTGCGCTTCACCTGGTCTGAGGCATTGGACACTGCTGCTGACGTTTATCATGGA TTTGTGTTCTGGTCCATGTTGACCAGCTTGGGTCTGGTAGTCTGGT ACTTCCCTCTTTGGCACATGGGCATATCCGGATATGAAGCTTTTGTTTTAGTCTCCATTTCTCCTCTGCTCCTTGTTGGACCTCTTCGATCGGCTGTTATCAGCAACCAGCGAATCATTCATCTCCTATCTCTCTCAGGAGTCGCTGCTTATTTGGTTTTGGACCCCGCTCGTCGTCTGTTTACAGTTGGTTTTGGTGTTGCCATGTCGACTTTAGGATGGGTTGCCACGCTCCATGCCGAGTCCTTGCACGAAGCAAGATTCGAGTCCAGGATCCTCGGCCTGCTGGTTGGGCTTATCCTCTCGTCGACTGCCAAGTTTGCCTGGCAGACCAATAACCCCATCTGGCCCATCATGCATGAGGCCAATGGTGGATGGAACCTCACTGGGCTTGTGCTTGGAGTCCTGGCTGCGCTGCGCTTCACTCGCAAGGCTCCTTTGACTAGCGGGACCCCTGATGGCGCCCAGAGAGGCTCAACTGTGCTGGCTGCTTGTGGTGTTGGAGGTGTCTTTTTTGGTATGCACTCACTGCTATCTGATACCAGCACCATGATTCTTTGGGTCTGGGAAGGATTCCCCATCCGGGGCCCTTATTTCTCTACGCACGGTTGGTGCAcccttgccgccatgtcTGCTGGTCTCTTTATTGGAATCTGCAAACCCTCTCTTGCTGGTAGCTGGCCACAGTACGCCGTCGGCACCGCTGGTGCAATGGTTTTGACATTCTTCAGTCACTGGTTTGGATACTACGGTGGTCTTGTTATTGCTGCCTACCTGATGGCTGTTGCTGTGCCTCTGCTTAGCAACGCTTCCAAGAAGAGCCCTGCCGTTACCTTTGGCCTTGGGTTCTTCATATACGTCTTCTTGGTTCTATTCCATGTCTGGGTGGTTGCCTATGCGTTTGTTCCTGGCGGTCCTCTCGTTCGTGAGCATACTGACTGGATCATGTACTCGATGATGGGTCTCATTGGCGCTGGTGTTTACGACTTCAATGCCTCCCAACCACGCAagcagcagcctcgtcgCACCTCTGCTTCTCAGCATAAGAAATATTTTGGATTTGCCACCATTATTGTCAATATCCTCTTCCTGTGCGCTGCTTTTATGCGCTTCCCCACCAACGACTACAAGCCATATCACGCCAAGGACCGTGTCCTCACAGCTGGTATTTGGACCATTCACTTCTCCTTGGACAACGACATGTGGTCATCAGAGTACCGTATGCGAGACCTTATCAAGGAGATGGAGCTTGATGTTGTGGGACTTCTCGAGTCCGACTTGCAGCGCATCATCATGGGCAACCGCGATACCACGCAGTTCCTGGCCGAGGATCTGGGCATGTATGTTGACTACGGCCCCGGCCCCAACAAGCACACTTGGGGTGCAGCTTTGCTTTCCAAGTTCCCCATTGTCGAGTCGAAGCACCATCTCCTCCCCAGTCCAGTAGGTGAACTAGCGCCGGCTATCCACGCTACGCTTGATGTGTATGGCGAACTGGTCGATGTCTTTGTCTTCCATTCTGGACAGGAGGAGGACCCCGAGGACCGGCGCCTGCAGTCCGAGTATCTGGCGCAACTGATGGGCTCTACTCCACGACCTGCGTTCCTTCTCAGCTACCTTGTCACGAAGCCCCTCGAAGGCAACTACAACACCTACGTCAGCGAGAAGTCTGGAATGCATGACGTTGACTCGACTGATTGGGACCGATGGTGCGAGTACATCCTCTTCAAGAAGCTTAAGCGTGTCGGCTATGCCCGCGTGAGCAGAAGCACAATTACCGATACGGAGTTGCAGGTGGCCAAGTTTGTGATCCCCAACTCTGCCGCCGAAGCCCAGCAGCTAGACTCGGTGTCTGCCGAGGAGCGTAACCGTCGCGTGCAGGAGTCTGAGGTCCCCGAGGGCTGGAGATTCCCGGCCATGTTCAGGGGACAGGGTGTTAGAGATCATAGATACCACGTCTTTGATGAGCCCAGATACTTTAATTAA